agttgttttttgtttttcatggaCAGAGAACCAAACCAGCAAATAAAACAGATGGTTAAAACAGACTCAATAAAACAGGAATAAAACATTCTCATAAACGTGTGGTCAATGTTGAAATTCCTCAGTTTTCGATAAAAGTACATACGCTGATGGGCTGTCTTCAGGAGAAAGATGGACTGTGGGGAAAACCAGTTTCTGTATCTAGTGCACATTGTTCTGTGTCTAGTACACAGTGTTCTGTGTCTAGTACACATTGTTCTGTGTCTAGTACACAGTGTTCTGTGTCTAGTGCACAGTGTTCTGTGTCTAGTACACATTGTTCTGTGTCTAGTACACAGTGTTCTGTGTCTAGTACACAGTGTTCTGTGTCTAGTACACACTGTTCTGTGTCTAGTGCACATTGTTCTGTGTCTAGTGCACAGTGTTCTGTGTCTAGTACACATTGTTCTGTGTCTAGTACACAGTGTTCTGTGTCTAGTACAGTGTTCTGTGTCTAGTACACAGTGTTCTGTGTCTAGTACACATTGTTCTGTGTCTAGTACACAGTGTTCTGTGTCTAGTACACATTGTTGTGTCTAGTACAGTGTTCTGTGTCTAGTACACATTGTTGTGTCTAGTACACATTGCTCTTTGACTAGTACACATTGTCATGTGGCTTTTTTAAAGTCAAGCTTTTACTaaaatatttaaactttttctaaaatattttaactttttatccTGTTTCCATTAACACAGGAAAGGAAATAAGAGGAAATACATGTTTCTCCCCTTGATGACGCATCGTTAATACAGCATTTAGTGATCTACCTATACTTATATTGCACAACTTTTTAACAGGATGTGGTGCAGATGAGACATGAACTGTATCTGGTACAAGAGTAGGTACATGATCACTGTGAACAGGTGAAGTCTCCATTAAAGAGGAAATGGGTTGGGCTTATTTATTTCCCTGACATAACTTCACTAGCAAGCAGATTCAGACTTTAAATTTGTCTTtttgatctatctatctatctatctatctatctatctatctatctatctatctatctatctatctatatatctatccatccatctatccatctatctatctacatatctatctatctatctatctatccttctatctatctatctatctatctatctatctatctatctatctatctatctatctatctatccatccatccatccatccaaccatccaactatcTATCTCTAATCTGTCCATCTCTTTGTCTTTTATCTGTTGAAGGAATAAAAGTGACcgaaaaccaaattctggtccgGCCCAAATGGCCAGActtaatctgactccaattctaTGGTCACCATAACCCACACCTTTAAGTGTTCATTGTCTGGTAGATCAATAAAACTCAGGATTCGTTCAGTTAAAAGTATAATAAGTTTTAGTGAATGATAATAGCAAAATACAATAACTTGTGCACAAGGATCAGATTACTTCAAGACAAAACAGCCTATTGCTAAAACCTATCAAACAGACAGTGTCTCCCAGCATCTGATGCCGGCTAACCCAGAACCATCACTTCTTATCCACTCCCACTGCTTCATCCGTGGTGCTGTTATCAGTTGGATGGGATCCAGACCTGCTGCTCTCCTGTCCAGTCCTCTTCGACCTTTTGCCACAATTTCTGCAACAAGTGTCAGAAAACCCCTTGGCTTCCTCAATCCACGGCCATTTAACATTAAGTTACTTTATGATGCATTCCATTTATCAAATGTATACATTGGTTACAGATTTTACAATGTTCTCACCCAACTGGGCGCCTGTGTATCTTTCTCTGTCCAGGAGTAAAAAAGGCAAGGACATTTACGACTTCACCACATTTTCTCACCGCTTGTGAACACAGTCCCATTGTTCTTTCACCATGTTCATCTGGGAAAGGAATCCTCCTTTTGGTTCAAGTTGTAATTATCTTTTTCGAGCAAATGCTGCATCTTCAATTTTTATAATGTCTTATCACTTCCCAAGACTAGATGGCTTCGTCATGGCCcagaagaacagagagagagagagagaatatcaGGTCATGAAATCTGAGGCCTTACACTATACTCTAAACAAAATAATCCTACACTGTCTATCAGAAATGTTTGCATGTATTTGacatttcttctctcctctgtgacagtaaattgtcaaaatatctttgagttgtggacaaaacaagacattagtagGACGTCATCTTGGCCTTTTTGGGAAactctgatccacattttagagacaGAACAACTCATTCAATAATCCAGAAAATTATATTTGCATTTTCACTTGAACGCACAACTCACCTCTGACGTTGCCTTGGTGAGCATACAGAATAAGCCAATCAGAAAGCGTAGGGCGGGACATTACTTCACCCTCCTCTGGGTTTACGAGGTCTGTAAATGAAAAACATGTGGTTTATAAGAAGGCGATATTCACTGTTGTGATCCGAGATCTCTTCACTCCACAGATAcagactcagagagagagacttttattttgtctttttaatctACATCATTCCTCATCTAAACATGGAGACAGTAACAAACAGGAGAAATTCTGAGGAACATTTTTGGAGAAGTCGGCACTTAAGGCTGaatgatttaaaaaaggaaGCTCGAGGTTTGGTAAATAAGTGTCTTTTCAAAGACAACATCCCAGAATACCCTCACCCAGAGTTTGTCGTATCTCATGTGAAACacgacacagacagagagggattgCGTGGCATCAGTGAGGATAACGGCTTCAAGGTAGGACTGGCTGATATGTCACTATTATATCAATACTGTGATATATGAAACTAGATaatgtcttagattttggatatcgtgatacgTCTTAAATGGTCTctcttcctggttttaaagacagttgtagctgttctattatttgtctttaaccacttagtcagAGTATTCACtgggggtgtgacgagacacgagattgggttcacgagatcgACACAAGATTTTAACAGTATtttcagaaattgagaaaataaagcttattttacTATTGTTTCACATGGATTATGTTCTACATAACAAATAAATTAGcatcaaacactcaacagatgCTCTATTCTCCTCTGTATTTTATTAATTGCAGCAGTAAACCAGGAAGTAGGCTTCTCTAGTATCGATTTATGACCATTATAGGACTAACAGAGAacacttctctttttttaatatcattaaaagaaaAGTTTGGTTTTGCTGTTCGCTTCTTGACTCATtgtaagagaaaaagagagagagagggggagagagggaaagagagggagagggagatggatagagaaatagagagagagagtgtacaTGTTTCTATTTGTAGAATGAAAGCTCTGTGAGACATTCATACAACTTTATCATTTATTTGTCTCCTGACATGTGCACAGTATGGACCATAACATACAGCATTACATCCTAGGACATTCTCCCGACTGCCTTAAGCAATGTGTATCACGCCCCCCTGTGGCAGCCTCATCACTATGCAAGTAACCTTACGCCATTAACTAGATCCAGCATGtgaacagagagaggaagagggagagggagagagcgacggagtgagagagagacggtaCTCTAACGTTCTTACTCTGGATTTTACAGGCAGCTTTTTTGTTCCATTATCGTTCTGCAAAAGTAAACTCAGAGTCAACTTTGGAGATCGGGTGGGGGGGATCTTCTATGCTAATTTCaaggctgctgctctgcacttgtgTACTGATATGGGAGACACTTTTTACCTCGACTAGAAATCTCTTCAcatttaatctcgcgagatcccGTCACATCTCTAGTATTCACATTACTTATGATTATTTATCAGAAATTGTAGATGTTTTGTTAAAGCACAAATTGTCATACAATATCATCTCAATAttgacattgaggtatttggtcaagaatatcgtgacaTCAGATTTTGTTCCACATCTCCCAGGCCCCCTTCAAGGACCTGTCCTCTAAGTTGGGTCTGCTGTGGTGGAGTCTGTCTGTGGGACCTGATGAGATAAAGTCAGCTGAGAGGAGACTCCTGAAGAACACCTACCCAGATCAGACGGAGGAGGAGCTCCAGAAGCAGCAGGGATTCCTGGAGAAGTTCACCACCTCTCCAGCCTTCCTGAAGAGCTCCAGGCTGGGCTCGTACCGCTTCACCTTCCCCCTGGAGGAACTGCTGGAGGCCTACAGCAAACAGGTTTTAACAGGGAGTTAAGCTCCGTCAGTTTGACAGGAGTAAAAACAATCAATAGAGTGATAGACATCAGGTTGGTCTTGTTCCAGCAACTCTGAACTCTTAGCAGGAAAGATGCGAGGGCATGtctattgctgcttgcagctttaattataatttttattattattattattattattaatattgttaATTTAAACACACAGTTAACTCTCAAAACAGCTCTTTCCTCCTTTTAACATATAGGAAGGAGAGCATTCAGAACATTACTGCTAGTGGATGGACACCCGAACCGAGGCcgacggtacccgacgggccgagccgggttcggacagatatttagaaatgatattCAGGTTGGACTCGGTCAGATCAGTGAGATAAggcattaaacattttaaatttaacacagcttattatgtaggtgcgcgcctgtgttaatgtgcacttgttgccccgtgtgttTACTGATGACATCatatgttgacatttctgaatgacTTCCTATAGCTGCTTCATAAAAGCTTTCACACAAATAAACGTGTCATTAGTATGTCTAGGATGTCGGGTTCGGGTTGGGCTCGGGCAGAATAATGTGGCCCGATCAGCACTCTACTTCCATTAAAACCTCTTCTGTTGTCTCCAGTTTTGCTCCGGCGCTCCACCCGTCATGCGAGTGTTTAAAACAAGCTTctacaaacaggaagtgaattACGTGGTGCTGGTCCACAGTCCAGACCAGGACCAGTTCTCTGACTATCCTCTGCTGACTGAAGACCCAGACGCTGTGTGCACTTACAGAGACGGCTGCTTCATCTGGAGGCCTGAGGCCATGAGTGGGACACACGGGTAAGAACCACAGACACTCatctgtcctgctgttattacagacCCTGAACTGACCTGGAACTTGTAGTTTCTAGTTGTCTCTCTGTAGCTGCCATATCTGTAGTAATAGTAATGAGTGAAAGGGTTCAACGTTATCTTTGTCTCTGTTATTTGTCAGATATGAGTTGATCGTGGGACCTGATCAGATGGAAGTGACGGAGCTGTTTGATGATAACGTTCAGTACTATGTTTGGGATAATGTCTCCATCGCCCTGCATGTGGAGGATAAGGTGCCTTCACGTTGTTCTTCTCACTCTCTACAGACAACCCTGTTTACTTtcagtcttgttttttttagtctTTTCTGTCCATATTCTAAAGATAAAGAGGTCAGGAGGATCCAAAGTGGATCTGCAGGTTTTGGGCAGATTCAGACATTTAGGACAACTCTGATACATTTCAGCTGTCTCTCAGGTGAACCGTGTCTCTAAAGTGTTGCTGTTAAGTAAATTAttaccaacaagtcctccaaaccataaaAAGATATAGTACGTATGGTAGTATTTTTTAGGAGAGGATAGTCTCTTTATTCCTGCTGCCAGCCCTGCCTGAACCTTCCTGCCACAACAGATCCATCCCACACttgtgtttatatttttataaagtaCATACAAAGTAATGTTTTAACCCTTTCATTCAGAGACCCTGCACTTGTTCTCCTCATCTTCTCCTCttggttttttgttttttaaggtgCTGGACTTTGATGCCGGCCGACTGAGAGAGAACCTCAAGTCCTGTCGTGGAGAAATATTTAGAAAGCGTGGTGTCAAATATGAAGACTTCCCAACAGAGGAGCTTGTTAATGAATTGTGGCCTGACCATCCCTCCCCACTGGAGAAAGATGAATAGCTAAATTAAGTGTCAACAGTGTCACCATCTGATAGTTTTTCACTATTAAAGTGTTTTCCCTGAATCTTCTCTGCCTCTGAGTCGGTTTTTGGGTTCCTCCTGTCTGTGTGGCGTTCATCAGTCGTTAAGACCTGACATCCTGCTTTACTTTGGTAAACCCTAAATAATATCACTGGGTCACAGTTACACTCAGCAGTTTCTGGGCTGATACTGTCGTCTTCGTTAATTGAGAAGAAGTCACAAACAGCTTCTCTCATTTGATCTCTATTTATTATAAGTAATAAAGGAAAAGGATTACATTAAACACATCGATGCGGGTCACTTTGCTTTGCTCTGAAAGCTCCGCCAAATGTCCCAGACTTCCTACAGACAGTTGCTATTCTATTCTACTCCGGGGTGTCGCCTCCTCCCATTGGCTGGTTGGGGATAAAGATTTATAAATACTTCATGTTTTGATTATTAAAGAATCTAAAGCTGTCGGAGAAAGTAACGTAACAAAATACTCTGGTAAACTACTtaagaacatttaaatattccaactttttttattcTCCTAATAATTTGACTTCTTTCTAAAATATTAAAACTTCAtctaaaatatttaatattatttctaaaatatttaatttttttctgaaatataacaaaattataaaatattaaaaataattctaaaatattcaaactttttctaaaatattaaaaatttttctaaaacatttaaacttttttctaaaatatttatATTCCAACTCGTTTCTATGTATGCTACTCACAGACAGTATCATGGAGAATAGATCCTGAACTGTAATGAAGACTCACATTTGTTAGTCAGATTTCTATGTTTGAAACTGTGAATTTTGCTAGAAAGTTGTtccgtttatttatttatttatttatttgcattttcatTCTGATGTCAGAGTTCTGCAGCCACCTTCTGGACATCACTGAGTACTACACGCATTCTGTGTCAtagaaatatattatattagttaTATTAGTGAGTATGTTAAGATGCAAAAGTGGAGGAAGTAATACAATcgaacaaagtgacaaaaacaggcAGTACTAAGATCTATTAAAGTACTAACAATaccacacaataaaatactgttTTACAGCCAATACAGTTATTTAGTTAGTATACTTGTTCCccatcatttttacattttttttaagacatgTGAAATAACCTtgcaacaaatacaaataataataataaaacaaaaaatatatattttttaaataaaaatatttatttattttataagacaattattttaaatgtcaaaaaaatctaaaagtttaaaaataaattaaagcaaTGCAAATAAATGCATATTAACAATTTTGACATGAAAAATTACAAACCttaaaaatagtttttacatacattttctgtcaatcgacAGAAATagttaatttataaaaaaaacatcagatttataatctcttcatgtttttattattaaagaaaCTACAGCTGTTGGAGAAAGTAACGTAAGAAAATACTCTAGTAAAGTACTTAAGAACCTTTAAGTATTCCAACTTTAGTCTCTAATAATTCGACTTCTTTCTAAAATATTAAAACTTCTTCTGAAATGTCAGTGTTCTGCTGGCACCTGCTGGTCATCACTGAGTACATGTATTCTGTTTCATAGACATTACatatcatttagctgacactttcatccaaagcaacttacagttGTTAactatgtcagaggtcacacacctctggagcaactagggtttaagtgccttgctcagagacacattggttgatgtatcgcagtgggaattgaacccaggtctcccacacaaaaagcatgtgtcatatccaccaTCACTATATGTAACTATTATATTAGTTATATAAGTTAGTATGTTAGGATGCAAAAGTGGAGAAAGTAATACATcgaacaaagtgacaaaaacaggaagtactcagatctattaaagtacaaataataccacacaataaaatactCTTTTACAGCCAATACAGTTGGTTAGTATACTCTTAGCTAACTACTTTTTAAGATATGTGAAAGAACATTGCAACAaagtaataatgataataaaataaaaaatatttaaaaaaaatatttttaataagactattttttatacatatatataaattatcatttttattttaaacaatctaaacaaattattttacaaaaaatttaaaaaatgtccaaaaaatctaaaagtttacaaataaatcaaagagatgcaaataaatgcatattattaacattattgatataaaaaaaattacacaacaaAATACTGTTTTATAGCAATACAGTTAGTTAGTCAATTGGTCGGTCAGTTCGTCAGTTAGTTGGTTAGTTGATCAATAAGTTAACTAATTCAGCTTTAAGTGCAATCTTCTATCAACATGTTCATTATATCCTCTCCTGTTTCCCACTGTCTCCATGTTTAGATGAGGAATAATTTAGattaaaaagacaaattaaaAGTCTCTCTCTTGTCCAGCATTAACATCAGATAAACAGTGAAGGAGGAACTGGACATGAACGTTAATTCTTGATCTTGAAATGAAAAGTCTCTCAGTCTTTATCAGACAGAGTTGGCTCTGCTTTGTGAAAGCTCTGGAAAACGGGAGGTAAATGGAATTCATAGTGAGTTTGTGTTTTTCCATTTGATCGTATTTATAagacaaatgaaaataaacgtAGATAAGAAGCCATGTCAGTGCACAtctttaaaagttgttttatgttccatattctcttgtttattAAACTATATGGCCTTTTTTACATCAGCAGAAACTCTTTCTGAactgaacacacaaacaacagcGAGAACAGAACCTGTTACATctgacaacacaaacacaatcccTTCACGGGGAGTGCTTTCTTGTTGGCTTCAGGAAACAGCACCTTGTATCTTAGTTTCCCTGTGTAGTCCTGGCCTGGGTGGGGCCAGCATTCTCAGTGAAAGGAATGGCTGCCAGGTACAGCCTGATAATAGGGTGTAGTCGTGTACAACACTCTGGCATAACATAGCACATTCAGCCAACCAACCATCAGCCAAAACTAACACatttatctctctttctctttcgtTTTCCTACTCTTTCTGTCGtagtttctctttctttccttctttttctttctctttccatgttccttctttctgtctgtctgtctgtctgtctttccttctttctctgtctcttcctttctctctttctgtctgtctctgtgttcttgtgttttttaaatagtGTGCCAACAATGTGGACTTCCATTAAGACAGGAAAGGAAATAAGAAGAAATGAAAGTGAAGGACAAATGTTCATGAGAGAAACCTTTGTCctgtttctctccttctctaaATAACGTGATGGTTTTATGATGCCACTAAGTGTGCTTTGTGTACGAGGAATCTGACTCCTAGTTACAGCAGCTTCTATTCAGTGAGATAATAAGAGAATACTGGAGTTAACTACAGTATGTTTGCTCAACAAGATATATTGCAGCTGTAAGGAATGTTATTATGACTGAATACCTTATAAAATGATTTACAGCATTTAACCTTCTTGATGTCCTCGGGTTTAATttgacccatttaaaaaaagtttatatatgTTAGATGGTTCACTACAACGCTATTCACAAGTCACTGTAAATAAATCATCAGTTACCTACTTTCATTGATGAAAgtgtttattacattttatagcatttgaagaaaaattgacaatagaacgttgaaaaacgtagtaaaaaaatgtcagaaacatcgaaaaaaaagtgacaaaaaacttggaaaaaagtgacaaaaacgccAGGATAATCTTTAAAAACGTCAGGAAAAGTGGGAAAAgcttaaataaatgtcaaaaatcGCAGAAAGATATTGACAGAAACTTCAAAAAGTTTACTAAAAGTTGCATGTTCAACGGGGAAGactacacaagggttaatgatctacctactgtatatttatattaccTACTGTAGTTATATtacctactgtatatttatattacttactgtatatttatattacctactgtatatttatattacttactgtatatttatattaccTACTGTAGTTATATtacctactgtatatttatattacttactgtatatttatattacctactgtatatttatattacttactgtatatttatattacctactgtatatttatattacttactgtatatttatattacctactgtatatttatattaccTACTGTAGTTATATtacctactgtatatttatattacctactgtatatttatattaccTACTGTAGTTATATtacctactgtatatttatattacttactgtatatttatattacctactgtatatttatattacttactgtatatttatattactgtatatttatattaccTACTGTATAGTTATATtacctactgtatatttatattgcACAACTTTTTAACAGTATGTGGCGCAAATGAGACATAAACTGTCTCTGCTCAGTAAATAATCATCCTCGATTTCGGTTCATAAGTAACAATCAcaacaacaatgaaaacaattattttgcactttaccttttgcaagtaaactcttattctGTCTCGTGTTCTGAAGGGGAAATTAAATAGTTCAAAGAGGGAAATTATGAAGGGAAATGTCTTAACTTCACTTACAGGCAgaggagagtgagagtgagCACAGACTCAGACTTTTAATTTGTCTTTTTGATCTACCATGGAGAAAGGGGTCAACAGGAGAAAACATGAGGAACATGTTGAAATACAACACT
This genomic interval from Perca flavescens isolate YP-PL-M2 chromosome 13, PFLA_1.0, whole genome shotgun sequence contains the following:
- the LOC114566855 gene encoding uncharacterized protein LOC114566855, which encodes METVTNRRNSEEHFWRSRHLRLNDLKKEARGLVNKCLFKDNIPEYPHPEFVVSHVKHDTDREGLRGISEDNGFKAPFKDLSSKLGLLWWSLSVGPDEIKSAERRLLKNTYPDQTEEELQKQQGFLEKFTTSPAFLKSSRLGSYRFTFPLEELLEAYSKQFCSGAPPVMRVFKTSFYKQEVNYVVLVHSPDQDQFSDYPLLTEDPDAVCTYRDGCFIWRPEAMSGTHGYELIVGPDQMEVTELFDDNVQYYVWDNVSIALHVEDKVLDFDAGRLRENLKSCRGEIFRKRGVKYEDFPTEELVNELWPDHPSPLEKDE